One Deltaproteobacteria bacterium DNA window includes the following coding sequences:
- a CDS encoding ATP-dependent RecD-like DNA helicase: MDSITRRVKDPGVEGLVDLQGQIERITYTNEENGFTIARVKVYGQRDLVTVVGNLMAPVPGEIIRMRGEWTRHPRYGEQFKILHYRSLVPASVHGIEKYLGSGLIKGIGPIMAKRIVKRFGKDTLEIIEKQIERLSEVAGVGKKRIEMIRKAWEDQREIRQVMLFLQSHGVSSAYATKIFKQYGNLSIQVVRENPYRLATDIFGIGFVTADRIAEKLGFSKDSELRAQAGILYVLHQLSDEGHVYYPYEALIDRCREILQVDREVLIKAIGKIALEGRIVIEDANEGEEYIENLKAVYLAKYHVSETGIASRLKALISAPRSIREINAAAAVEWVQEKLSFRLAPKQIEAIQCAARGKVTVITGGPGTGKTTIINALLKIFSRLGVKILMAAPTGRAAKRMTEATGHEAKTIHRLLEYSIQKGKFQKNEAHPLDCDLLVLDETSMVDTILMYHLLKAVPPGALLVLVGDINQLPSVGAGNVLKDIIDSGSVPVVELKEIFRQARRSLIIVNAHRINNGLLPILRPAGGAPGDFYFIEQEDPEEVPRVIIDLAAERIPKRFGFDPLQDIQILTPMHKGTAGAANLNLELQKALNPSEERLARGNRDFRVRDKVMQIKNNYDKEVFNGDIGWIRRIDRENQEIVVTFEGRDIPYDFSDLDEIMLAYAVSIHKSQGSEYPVVIIPVLTQHYVLLQRNLIYTAITRGKNLVVMVGSRKALAIAVGNNKTEKRFTRLRERLR, from the coding sequence ATGGATTCCATTACACGCCGCGTGAAAGACCCCGGTGTGGAAGGCCTGGTGGACCTTCAGGGCCAAATCGAGCGGATTACTTACACCAACGAGGAAAACGGGTTCACCATCGCCCGGGTGAAGGTTTACGGCCAGCGGGATCTCGTCACCGTGGTGGGGAACCTGATGGCCCCCGTTCCTGGTGAGATCATCCGCATGCGGGGGGAGTGGACCCGGCATCCAAGGTATGGTGAACAATTCAAGATTCTCCATTACCGGTCCCTGGTGCCTGCCTCCGTTCACGGTATCGAGAAGTACTTGGGTTCCGGTCTCATCAAGGGAATCGGTCCCATTATGGCCAAGCGGATCGTGAAGCGGTTCGGGAAGGACACCCTGGAGATCATTGAAAAGCAGATCGAAAGGCTCTCAGAGGTCGCGGGCGTCGGGAAGAAACGTATCGAGATGATCAGGAAGGCATGGGAAGATCAGCGGGAAATCCGCCAGGTCATGCTCTTTCTGCAGTCCCATGGGGTCAGCTCCGCCTATGCCACCAAGATCTTCAAACAGTACGGGAATCTTTCTATCCAGGTGGTCCGGGAGAATCCCTATCGCCTGGCCACGGACATCTTCGGGATCGGGTTTGTCACCGCGGACCGGATCGCTGAAAAATTGGGTTTTTCGAAGGATTCCGAACTTCGTGCACAGGCGGGGATCCTTTATGTTCTTCACCAGCTCTCGGATGAAGGGCATGTCTATTATCCTTATGAGGCCCTCATCGATCGGTGCCGGGAAATCCTGCAGGTGGACCGAGAGGTGCTCATCAAGGCCATAGGGAAGATCGCCCTTGAGGGAAGAATCGTTATCGAGGATGCAAACGAGGGGGAAGAATATATCGAAAACCTAAAGGCGGTCTACCTGGCCAAGTACCATGTTTCCGAGACCGGGATTGCGTCCCGGCTCAAGGCATTGATCAGCGCGCCGAGATCCATCCGTGAGATCAATGCCGCTGCGGCCGTTGAGTGGGTACAGGAGAAGTTGTCCTTCAGGCTCGCCCCCAAACAAATAGAGGCCATCCAGTGCGCGGCTCGAGGAAAAGTCACGGTCATCACCGGAGGACCCGGGACGGGTAAGACGACAATCATCAATGCCCTCCTGAAGATCTTCTCCAGGCTGGGGGTCAAGATCCTCATGGCCGCTCCGACGGGCCGCGCCGCAAAAAGGATGACCGAGGCCACGGGCCATGAGGCCAAAACGATCCACCGTTTGCTCGAATACAGCATCCAGAAGGGGAAATTCCAAAAGAATGAAGCCCATCCCCTGGACTGCGATCTCCTTGTCCTGGACGAGACCTCCATGGTGGACACCATCCTCATGTACCATCTACTCAAGGCCGTCCCTCCGGGGGCCCTTCTCGTTCTCGTCGGAGACATCAACCAGCTCCCCTCGGTGGGAGCCGGAAACGTGCTAAAGGATATCATTGATTCCGGCAGCGTGCCGGTCGTGGAACTCAAGGAGATCTTCCGCCAGGCCCGCCGAAGCCTGATCATCGTCAACGCCCACAGGATCAACAACGGCCTCCTCCCTATCCTGCGGCCCGCGGGAGGGGCCCCGGGTGATTTCTACTTCATCGAGCAGGAAGACCCCGAGGAGGTGCCCCGGGTGATCATCGACCTGGCCGCAGAACGGATACCGAAACGGTTCGGATTCGATCCCCTGCAAGACATCCAGATCCTCACTCCCATGCACAAGGGAACCGCAGGAGCGGCCAACCTGAACCTGGAACTCCAGAAGGCCTTGAATCCTTCCGAGGAAAGGCTGGCCCGCGGGAACAGGGATTTCCGGGTCAGGGACAAGGTCATGCAGATCAAGAACAATTATGACAAGGAGGTCTTCAACGGCGACATCGGCTGGATACGCCGGATCGACCGGGAAAACCAGGAAATCGTCGTCACCTTTGAGGGCCGGGACATCCCCTACGACTTCTCGGACCTGGATGAAATCATGCTTGCCTATGCCGTCTCCATTCACAAGTCCCAGGGATCCGAGTACCCGGTGGTGATCATTCCGGTGCTGACCCAGCACTATGTTCTTCTTCAACGCAACCTGATCTACACTGCAATCACGCGGGGCAAGAACCTCGTGGTCATGGTGGGTTCACGGAAGGCGTTGGCCATCGCCGTCGGCAACAACAAGACGGAGAAGCGGTTCACCCGCTTGAGGGAACGGCTCCGTTGA